One Dermatophagoides farinae isolate YC_2012a chromosome 6, ASM2471394v1, whole genome shotgun sequence genomic window carries:
- the LOC124493274 gene encoding BUB3-interacting and GLEBS motif-containing protein ZNF207 isoform X1, giving the protein MGRKKKKPSKPWCWYCNREFDDEKILIQHQKAKHFKCHTCHKKLYTGPGLAIHCMQVHKETIDKIPNALPNRNNVDIEIYGMEGIPEADLRQHEKSKGNGEYVSSTDSVPPKPSIIPKVPILSAPVTAGTAVLPMPMPTAGASGVPYLPPGMVPPGVMPYAASGHPHPRFPHLMHPVGMPPGPHHHPPLPPGFPIGAHPPPPPPGIPHHPLMQNPTQPPPSMPSTTVALAVLPQPPPLPTQPTTSAAEIPKPLFPSVLVTQSQLTAPALATSTSTTATGTTSTSTTVVNKIVTTTATSRIIHPEEDLSLEELRAKIPRYRHLNLEQYFHSQSTSLSTSSSTSTSTTTSQPIPIQTQPSYPQTSIAPPQIHPSINVQSIPANPSMLYPPPPPIPTSLAGGLPSQPVLPPPPPPPIRYQMPVPPPPPLPMVPTSQYLPPPPPLPAPTSQNFHRTAY; this is encoded by the exons atgggccgaaaaaagaagaaaccTTCAAAACCATGGTGTTG GTATTGTAATcgtgaatttgatgatgaaaaaattctgattcaaCATCAAAAAGCCAAACATTTTAAATGTCATACTTGTCATAAGAAATTATATACCGGGCCCGGTTTGGCTATTCATTGTATGCAAGTACATAAGGAAACAATCGATAAAATTCCAAATGCATTACCCAATcgtaataatgttgatatcGAAATTTATGGTATGGAAGGCATACCTGAAGCTGATCTTCGTCAACATGAAAAATCCAAAGGAAATGGAGAATATGTATCGTCAACAGATTCTGTTCCGCCTAAACCTTCGATAATACCGAAAGTACCGATACTTTCAGCACCAGTGACAGCCGGAACTGCTGTACTTCCGATGCCGATGCCAACAGCTGGTGCTTCTGGTGTACCTTATCTACCCCCCGGTATGGTACCACCGGGTGTAATGCCATACGCTGCTTCGGGTCATCCTCATCCACGATTTCCTCATCTAATGCATCCGGTTGGCATGCCACCTGggcctcatcatcatccaccattaccaccagGATTTCCTATTGGAGCtcatccaccaccaccaccaccgggAATTCCTCATCATCCGTTGATGCAAAATCCAActcaaccaccaccatcaatgcCATCAACTACAGTTGCTTTAGCGGTTTTGCctcaaccaccaccacttcCAACACAGCCAACTACATCGGCGGCTGAAATACCGAAGCCTTTGTTTCCATCAGTTTTGGTCACACAATCACAACTTACGGCACCAGCATTAGCAACTTCAACGTCAACTACTGCTACAGGTACTACTTCGACATCTACAACGGTGGTCAATAAAATAgtcacaacaacagccacaaGTCGGATTATACATCCTGAAGAAGATCTTTCATTAGAAGAATTACGGGCCAAAATACCTCGTTATCGACATTTAAATCTGGAACAATATTTCCATtcacaatcaacatcattatcaacttCGTCATCCACATCGACTTCAACAACGACATCACAACCAATACCTATACAAACACAGCCTTCATATCCGCAAACTTCAATAGCTCCTCCTCAGATACACCCATCCATAAATGTTCAATCTATTCCCGCAAATCCGTCAATGTTatatccaccaccaccaccaataccaACATCATTGGCTGGTGGTCTTCCTTCTCAACCTGTTCTACCACCACCGCCGCCACCACCAATTCGTTATCAAATGCCggttccaccaccaccacctctTCCAATGGTACCAACATCACAATATTTACCGCCACCCCCACCATTACCAGCACCAACatcacaaaattttcatcgaaCAGCATATTga
- the eIF3k gene encoding eukaryotic translation initiation factor 3 subunit k, translated as MVGESKKDKIRDMLKGIELYNPNNLTILLQYLDEQCADNHYDLEANLTILRLYQFRMNTDFSEEELDKDVVKKVIIKILLKALTALPNTDFILCKSLIHPSLLEDEPEPDDELKHVLTLHQSLETCNFEEFWKVLRTVPAVYLNITGFEDSIRKFICYVVKITYQTMRKDLLGKILGGLDETQLKYWIKVNDWEEKEPEYVFISNQEELIKSKNIKEKIEFDNVARVVAAYAKQ; from the coding sequence atggttggtgaatcgaaaaaagataaaattcGCGATATGCTCAAAGGTATTGAACTTTATAATCCGAATAATTTGACCATATTGCTTCAATATCTGGATGAACAATGTGCcgataatcattatgatttggAAGCCAATTTAACCATACTTCGTTTGTATCAATTTCGAATGAACACTGATTTTAGTGAAGAAGAACTGGATAAAGATGTTGTCAAAAAAgttatcattaaaattttgcTTAAAGCATTGACTGCATTGCCAAATACGGATTTTATTCTATGCAAAAGTTTGATTCATCCAAGTTTGTTGGAAGATGAACCAGAACcggatgatgaattgaaacatGTTCTCACTTTACATCAATCATTGGAGACATGTAATTTTGAAGAATTCTGGAAAGTTTTACGTACCGTACCAGCTGTTTATCTGAACATTACCGGTTTTGAggattcgattcgaaaatttatttgttatGTAGTGAAAATTACCTATCAAACAATGAGAAAAGATTTACTTGGCAAAATATTGGGTGGTCTTGATGAAACACAACTTAAGTATTGGATCAAAGTGAATGATTGGGAGGAAAAAGAACCGGAATACGTGTTCATTTCGAATCAAGAGGAATTGATCAAATCGAAAAACATCAAGGAAaagattgaatttgataatgTGGCACGTGTAGTAGCCGCATATGctaaacaataa
- the LOC124493274 gene encoding BUB3-interacting and GLEBS motif-containing protein ZNF207 isoform X2: protein MGRKKKKPSKPWYCNREFDDEKILIQHQKAKHFKCHTCHKKLYTGPGLAIHCMQVHKETIDKIPNALPNRNNVDIEIYGMEGIPEADLRQHEKSKGNGEYVSSTDSVPPKPSIIPKVPILSAPVTAGTAVLPMPMPTAGASGVPYLPPGMVPPGVMPYAASGHPHPRFPHLMHPVGMPPGPHHHPPLPPGFPIGAHPPPPPPGIPHHPLMQNPTQPPPSMPSTTVALAVLPQPPPLPTQPTTSAAEIPKPLFPSVLVTQSQLTAPALATSTSTTATGTTSTSTTVVNKIVTTTATSRIIHPEEDLSLEELRAKIPRYRHLNLEQYFHSQSTSLSTSSSTSTSTTTSQPIPIQTQPSYPQTSIAPPQIHPSINVQSIPANPSMLYPPPPPIPTSLAGGLPSQPVLPPPPPPPIRYQMPVPPPPPLPMVPTSQYLPPPPPLPAPTSQNFHRTAY from the exons atgggccgaaaaaagaagaaaccTTCAAAACCATG GTATTGTAATcgtgaatttgatgatgaaaaaattctgattcaaCATCAAAAAGCCAAACATTTTAAATGTCATACTTGTCATAAGAAATTATATACCGGGCCCGGTTTGGCTATTCATTGTATGCAAGTACATAAGGAAACAATCGATAAAATTCCAAATGCATTACCCAATcgtaataatgttgatatcGAAATTTATGGTATGGAAGGCATACCTGAAGCTGATCTTCGTCAACATGAAAAATCCAAAGGAAATGGAGAATATGTATCGTCAACAGATTCTGTTCCGCCTAAACCTTCGATAATACCGAAAGTACCGATACTTTCAGCACCAGTGACAGCCGGAACTGCTGTACTTCCGATGCCGATGCCAACAGCTGGTGCTTCTGGTGTACCTTATCTACCCCCCGGTATGGTACCACCGGGTGTAATGCCATACGCTGCTTCGGGTCATCCTCATCCACGATTTCCTCATCTAATGCATCCGGTTGGCATGCCACCTGggcctcatcatcatccaccattaccaccagGATTTCCTATTGGAGCtcatccaccaccaccaccaccgggAATTCCTCATCATCCGTTGATGCAAAATCCAActcaaccaccaccatcaatgcCATCAACTACAGTTGCTTTAGCGGTTTTGCctcaaccaccaccacttcCAACACAGCCAACTACATCGGCGGCTGAAATACCGAAGCCTTTGTTTCCATCAGTTTTGGTCACACAATCACAACTTACGGCACCAGCATTAGCAACTTCAACGTCAACTACTGCTACAGGTACTACTTCGACATCTACAACGGTGGTCAATAAAATAgtcacaacaacagccacaaGTCGGATTATACATCCTGAAGAAGATCTTTCATTAGAAGAATTACGGGCCAAAATACCTCGTTATCGACATTTAAATCTGGAACAATATTTCCATtcacaatcaacatcattatcaacttCGTCATCCACATCGACTTCAACAACGACATCACAACCAATACCTATACAAACACAGCCTTCATATCCGCAAACTTCAATAGCTCCTCCTCAGATACACCCATCCATAAATGTTCAATCTATTCCCGCAAATCCGTCAATGTTatatccaccaccaccaccaataccaACATCATTGGCTGGTGGTCTTCCTTCTCAACCTGTTCTACCACCACCGCCGCCACCACCAATTCGTTATCAAATGCCggttccaccaccaccacctctTCCAATGGTACCAACATCACAATATTTACCGCCACCCCCACCATTACCAGCACCAACatcacaaaattttcatcgaaCAGCATATTga
- the mRpS29 gene encoding mitochondrial ribosomal protein S29, with the protein MDLRIAKYSHVIIKSRFMNFIFIFFCSNLKSKMNNRLQLLLSLSRFCRMTTTQQVIQRRKFATTNSDVNHSVRDLSSAFFRTDTSNPAEHNDLHHGLFYRIPNDIANRLFLLGGFDKCQQETIKIFQETAIMIRKPALEVIDYLRRTDFNRPPNSYVLYGPIGSGKTFTLNHILHYGFTQKFILLNCTRPTDWINYPQEQTVSATNSKRIDTPLDAAIWLQSFKAQNMSLLDELKLTSLNRYTWSQREHTEPGDPIQSIIDHGINRIKHASDCMAVLLKELKLNSAQGNCRLLIVADKVNAFYELSRLRFPDRTFVNVDDITIARAFKKLFRKDWQNGAIVAAVCKKLVVPYRLLPISGIPKKEKDRDRTYKQWGPFTVKHLSDYPKALLTDQGFQDFDPFIPIECGKYDEKEFHSCMDYYQDRKWLQRIESKTDEGQDEIRFLSGMNPGQVFHLCSDI; encoded by the exons ATGGATTTACGCATAGCAAAATATTCACAtgtgatcatcaaatcacgatttatgaattttatttttatttttttttgttcgaatttaaaatccaaaatgaataatcgtctacaattattattgtcattatctCGATTTTGTCGAATGACAACCACACAACAGGTCATACAAAGACGTAAATTTGCCACAACAAATTCTGATGTTAATCATTCTGTACGTGATTTAAGTTCGGCATTTTTTCGAACTGATACTTCTAATCCAGCCGAACATAATGATCTTCATCATGGCCTTTTCTATCGGATTCCAAACGATATTgcaaatcgattatttttgcTCGGTGGTTTCGATAAATGTCAACAAGAAAcgataaaaatatttcagGAAACGGCCATCATGATTCGAAAACCAGCATTAGAAGTGATTGATTATCTTCGACGAACCGATTTCAATAGACCGCCAAATTCTTATGTTCTTT ATGGACCAATCGGTTCAGGTAAAACATTTACATTGAATCACATACTTCATTATGGTTTTACGCAAAAATTCATCTTACTGAATTGTACACGACCAACCGATTGGATTAATTATCCACAAGAACAAACGGTATCGGCAACCAATTCGAAACGAATCGATACACCACTTGATGCTGCTATTTGGCTACAAAGTTTTAAAGCACAGAATATGTCATTGttggatgaattgaaattaacaTCATTAAATCGATATACATGGAGTCAACGTGAACATACTGAACCAGGTGATCcgattcaatcgattatcGATCATGGTATTAATCGAATCAAACATGCAAGTGATTGTATGGCCGTTTTGCTTaaagaattaaaattaaattcagcTCAAGGTAATTGCCGCTTATTGATCGTTGCGGACAAAGTGAATGCCTTTTATGAATTATCAAGACTTCGATTTCCCGATAGAACATTTGTCAACGTTGATGATATTACAATAGCACGtgcatttaaaaaattatttcgtAAAGATTGGCAGAATGGTGCTATAGTGGCGGCTGTTTGTAAAAAATTAGTCGTTCCATATCGATTGTTGCCGATTTCTGGTATaccgaaaaaagaaaaagatcgTGATCGTACATACAAACAATGGGGTCCATTCACTGTTAAACATCTTAGTGATTATCCAAAAGCCTTATTAACCGATCAAGGATTTCAAGATTTCGATCCATTCATACCAATTGAATGTGgtaaatatgatgaaaaagaatttcatagCTGTATGGATTATTATCAAGATCGTAAATGGCTTCAACGAATTGAAAGTAAAACTGATGAAGGTCAAGATGAAATACGATTCTTATCAGGCATGAATCCTGGTCAAGTTTTTCATCTTTGTAGTGATATTTAA
- the mRpL51 gene encoding mitochondrial ribosomal protein L51, with product MNFGLNFLKNLITNPANHQLITSTLCNNNNQIASPLRTIVRFYERRRFIRRYGYRPHYHSKGLLPRIPGEPFPISVIPNEKKPDPWRRDAALFGQNDYIDILGDGKINPTDTMSSIPSWLRRFRGNEMQMLIRRRKAKAHWQWFRPQKWIDLNKRIDFLYKRLNYKRQPRPPEY from the exons atgaattttggtttaaattttcttaaaaatttgattacaaACCCCgcgaatcatcaattgattacatcaacattatgtaataataataatcagattGCTAGTCCATTACGTACCATTGTACGTTTCTATGAACGTCGAAGATTTATACGACGATATGGTTATCGACCACATTATCATTCGAAAG GTTTATTACCTCGAATTCCTGGTGAACCATTTCCTATAAGTGTAATTCCGAATGAGAAAAAGCCAGATCCGTGGCGACGAGATGCAGCACTATTTGgtcaaaatgattatatcGATATACTTGGCGATGGAAAAATCAATCCAACCGATACAATGTCTTCGATACCAAGTTGGTTACGTCGATTTCGTGGCAATGAAATGCAAATGTTAATTCGTCGTCGTAAAGCTAAAGCTCATTGGCAATGGTTTAGACCACAAAAATGGATCGATCTAAACAAACGTATCGATTTTCTTTACAAACGGCTCAATTATAAAAGACAACCACGTCCACCAGaatattaa
- the Gmer gene encoding GDP-L-fucose synthase-like protein, with protein MASGQMANEQIVLVTGGSGLVGQAIRTIVEQESKAEYSSKYQFIFVSTKDGDLSNVDEARQIFEKYRPNYVIHLAAMVGGLFRNLKYNLEFLRTNLAINDNVLLLSKEFRVRKCVSCLSTCIFPDKTTYPIDETMVHLGPPHHSNFGYSYAKRMIDILNHAYSDHFKNNSSDYGGSDNLPIFTSIIPTNVYGPYDNFNLEDSHVIPGLIYKAYNAVQDAKLKNSNTAKLLVFGSGRPRRQFIYSLDLAKLILWTLENYNEIEPIILSVDENDEISIGDAAKMVADTFNRSYPDIRMEIQFDTNYSDGQFKKTASNSKLRRYLPGFCFTSMSDGIRDTVRWFITNYDVARK; from the exons ATGGCAAGTGGACAAATGGCAAACGAACAAATTGTTCTTGTTACCGGTGGTTCCGGTCTTGTTGGCCAAGCAATCCGTACTATAGTTGAACAAGAATCGAAAGCtgaatattcatcaaaatatcaATTCATATTTGTAAGCACTAAAGATGGTGATCTTTCCAATGTGGATGAAGCACGgcaaatatttgaaaaatatcgaCCCAATTATGTTATACATCTGGCAGCAATGGTTGGTGGTCTTTTCCGTAATCTAAAATATAATCTGGAATTTCTTCGAACTAATTTGGCCATTAATGATAACGTACTATTGTTGTCCAAAGAATTTCGTGTACGAAAATGTGTTTCCTGTCTATCCACTTGTATATTCCCGGATAAAACAACATATCcgattgatgaaacaatggTACATTTAGGACCACCacatcattcgaattttggTTATTCATATGCAAAACGAATGATTGATATATTGAATCATGCATATTCGgatcattttaaaaataattccaGCGATTATGGTGGTTCGGATAATTTGCCAATTTTTACATCAATCATACCAACAAATGTTTATGGACCGtatgataatttcaatctTGAAGATTCACATGTTATACCGGGATTAATTTACAAAGCTTACAATGCCGTACAAGATGCTAAATTGAAAa ATTCAAATACAGCAAAATTATTGGTATTCGGTAGTGGTCGACCACGACGTCAATTTATCTATTCACTAGATTTGGCTAAATTGATTCTATGGACATTGGAAAAttacaatgaaattgaaccAATTATTTTGagtgttgatgaaaatgatgaaattagtATTGGTGATGCAGCCAAAATGGTTGCCGATACATTCAATAGATCATATCCGGACATCAGAATggaaattcaattcgatacTAATTATAGTGATggacaatttaaaaaaacggCTAGTAATTCGAAATTGAGACGATATTTACCTGGATTTTGTTTCACATCAATGTCTGATGGTATACGTGATACGGTTCGTTGGTTCATCACCAATTATGATGTGGCTAGAAagtga